A single region of the Leptothrix cholodnii SP-6 genome encodes:
- a CDS encoding ABC transporter permease, with protein sequence MPRFVLLWTDALLAAVVIGLAVYAIAVLRSPAWRASWRKVWQEPAALSAAVVLVFFAGVALIDSVHFRRALPPAEGERPAAREVFYATRTESLLDVLLATPIAMRESSYSRPLDHVGFTKETIERDGQTLREHRPLQHAGRHLSDPARQWPADLLRRAAIGLGAGLGLAALAWLVVAWWRPRVAARHPHPASTRDALRAIWHRQTELPLRAALLTLTALCTLLGMAVALGAHYHVLGTDRTGNDVLVQALKSVRTAFVIGSLSTLATLPLAITLGILAGYFKGWGDELIQYLYTVLSSVPNVLLIAACVLMVQVWLDQNPALFETQLERADLKIFLLCLILGATGWAGLCRLIRAETLKLRELDFVLAATACGVRDSRIMLRHILPNVMHLVLINSVLEFSALVLYEAVLSYVGVGVDPAMNSFGGMINLARSEMSRDPVVWWSFSAAFVFMVALVLAANLFADGVRLAFDPRAGSWRARVLRQRRSVR encoded by the coding sequence ATGCCCCGTTTCGTGCTGCTGTGGACCGACGCATTGCTGGCCGCCGTCGTGATCGGGCTGGCGGTCTATGCCATCGCGGTGCTGCGCTCGCCGGCCTGGCGGGCGAGCTGGCGCAAGGTCTGGCAGGAGCCGGCGGCGCTCAGTGCGGCGGTGGTGCTGGTGTTCTTCGCCGGTGTCGCGCTGATCGACAGCGTGCACTTCCGCCGTGCGCTGCCGCCGGCCGAGGGCGAGCGACCGGCTGCGCGCGAGGTGTTCTACGCCACGCGCACCGAGTCGCTGCTCGACGTGCTGCTGGCCACGCCGATCGCGATGCGCGAGAGCAGCTATTCGCGCCCGCTCGATCACGTCGGCTTCACCAAGGAAACCATCGAGCGCGACGGCCAGACGCTGCGCGAGCACCGGCCGCTGCAGCACGCCGGCCGCCATCTGAGCGACCCGGCCCGGCAATGGCCCGCCGATCTGCTGCGCCGGGCTGCGATCGGCCTGGGTGCCGGGCTGGGCTTGGCGGCGCTCGCCTGGCTGGTGGTGGCGTGGTGGCGCCCGCGCGTGGCGGCGCGCCATCCGCATCCCGCGTCGACCCGCGATGCCCTGCGCGCGATCTGGCATCGGCAGACCGAGTTGCCGCTGCGTGCCGCCTTGCTGACGCTGACCGCTTTGTGCACGCTGCTCGGCATGGCGGTGGCGCTGGGCGCGCACTACCACGTGCTCGGCACCGACCGCACCGGCAACGACGTGCTGGTGCAGGCGCTCAAGAGCGTGCGCACCGCCTTCGTGATCGGCAGCCTTTCGACGCTGGCGACGCTGCCGCTGGCGATCACGCTGGGCATCCTGGCGGGTTATTTCAAGGGCTGGGGCGACGAGCTGATCCAGTACCTCTATACGGTGCTGTCGTCGGTGCCCAACGTGCTCTTGATCGCCGCCTGCGTGCTGATGGTGCAGGTCTGGCTGGACCAGAACCCGGCGCTGTTCGAGACCCAGCTCGAACGCGCCGACCTGAAGATCTTCCTGCTCTGCCTGATCCTCGGCGCCACCGGCTGGGCCGGGCTGTGCCGGCTGATCCGGGCCGAGACGCTCAAGCTGCGCGAGCTCGATTTCGTGCTGGCCGCCACCGCCTGCGGCGTGCGCGACAGCCGCATCATGCTGCGCCACATCCTGCCCAACGTGATGCACCTGGTGCTGATCAACAGCGTGCTCGAGTTCTCCGCGCTGGTGCTCTACGAGGCGGTGCTGAGCTATGTGGGCGTGGGCGTCGACCCGGCGATGAACAGCTTCGGCGGCATGATCAACCTGGCGCGATCGGAGATGAGCCGCGACCCGGTGGTGTGGTGGTCGTTCAGCGCCGCGTTCGTGTTCATGGTGGCGCTGGTGCTCGCAGCCAACCTGTTTGCCGACGGCGTGCGGTTGGCCTTCGATCCGCGTGCGGGCAGCTGGCGCGCGCGGGTGCTGCGCCAGCGCCGGAGCGTGCGATGA
- a CDS encoding ABC transporter permease, translating into MTSYILRRLGHGLLVLLGVNLLTFFLFFSVNTPDDMARLNIGGKRITPEQIQKWKTERGYDKPLYWNDAKQGGEQLTETIFWERSVSLFTLQFGRADAESAGDIGTQVKSRMWVSLQLALPLFVLQLIASTLFALVLVFFRGSRIDFWGVVLCVAMLSISSLFYIVVGQFLFSRVLRLAPISGYAEGWAAWRFMLLPIGLSLLARLGTEARLYRAMLLEEMGKDYVRTARAKGLSEAVVLGRHVLRNALLPILTSAGSYLPYVFLGSLVFESFFGLPGLGAYVIEAISGQDFAIVRTMVFLGSLLYIASFIAVDIAYSLADPRVRLA; encoded by the coding sequence ATGACTTCCTACATCCTGCGTCGCCTCGGCCATGGTTTGCTGGTGCTGCTGGGCGTCAACCTGCTGACGTTCTTCCTGTTCTTCAGCGTCAACACGCCCGACGACATGGCGCGGCTGAACATCGGCGGCAAGCGCATCACGCCCGAGCAGATCCAGAAGTGGAAAACCGAGCGCGGCTACGACAAGCCGCTGTACTGGAACGATGCGAAGCAGGGCGGCGAGCAGCTCACCGAGACGATCTTCTGGGAGCGCTCGGTGTCGCTGTTCACGCTGCAGTTCGGCCGCGCCGACGCCGAGAGCGCCGGCGACATCGGCACGCAGGTCAAGAGCCGGATGTGGGTCAGCCTGCAACTGGCCTTGCCGCTGTTCGTGCTGCAGTTGATCGCGAGCACGCTGTTCGCGCTGGTGCTGGTGTTCTTCCGCGGCAGCCGGATCGATTTCTGGGGCGTCGTGCTGTGCGTGGCGATGCTGTCGATCTCGAGCCTGTTCTACATCGTGGTCGGCCAGTTTTTGTTCTCGCGCGTGCTGCGGCTCGCGCCGATCTCGGGTTATGCCGAGGGTTGGGCGGCCTGGCGTTTCATGCTGCTGCCGATCGGGCTGTCGCTGCTGGCGCGGCTGGGCACCGAGGCGCGCCTGTACCGCGCGATGCTGCTCGAAGAAATGGGCAAGGACTACGTGCGCACCGCGCGCGCCAAGGGCCTGTCGGAGGCGGTGGTTCTCGGCCGCCACGTGCTGCGCAACGCGCTGCTGCCGATCCTGACCAGCGCCGGCAGTTATCTGCCCTACGTGTTCCTCGGCAGCCTGGTGTTCGAGAGCTTCTTCGGCCTGCCGGGGCTGGGCGCCTACGTGATCGAGGCCATCAGCGGCCAGGATTTCGCGATCGTGCGCACGATGGTGTTCCTGGGCTCGCTGCTCTACATCGCCTCGTTCATCGCGGTGGACATCGCCTACAGCTTGGCCGATCCGCGGGTGAGGCTCGCATGA
- a CDS encoding ABC transporter substrate-binding protein, producing MAWMQRVIRFGAGLVLAGLTLLAGCDNSPHGPGSAASNTLYTAFTERSPRHLDPVASYWNQDTPYTYGIYEPPYTYHYLKRPFTLIPKVATEVAPPVYLDKNGRRLAADAPGEQVAESVYEVRIRPGIRYQPHPAFAQDAQGRYLYHQLSAAQVGERTSPWQFEVTGTRELVAEDFVYGLKRHATTRVTTPIFGIFAEYIVGLKEYGALVKQEDAKLRAGLDPAALDKPFLDFRRWPLAGVSAPEKHLLRLRIRGKYPQWKYWMAMPFAAPMPWEADAFYAQPGMARNGLSLDRWPVGTGPFMMAEFEQDRRHVLVRNPNYRGDPYPCEGMPGDRERGLLDDCGKPTPFVDRIVFQMEREQVPLKAKFRQGFLDVPEIERTDRGADYLIDMEDSPEARAEYTERGYQLPRAGDLSIWFMGFNMLDPVVGRGDTPEQQARNRRLRQAISIALDWADYSNIFPNKGGVEAMGPLPAGIFGSRQGALDGVNPVTHRVVDGKIVRRPIEDARKLMVEAGYPDGRDARTGRPLVINYDFYRTLTPEFKAEIDWMSRQFGQLGIQLEVRATDNNQFQDKVRKGRHQLFFSGWLADYPDAENFLFLLYGPNGKTRSEGENTANYDNPAFDRLFQQLKDLDDGPPKQALIDRMVALLQDDAPWIWGYIPDATGAFQPWVRNAVVPVLIKDHLRFYRVDTALRTRLQRAWNRPVGWPLMLAGVALLALVWFGWRSWRARERATAR from the coding sequence ATGGCCTGGATGCAACGCGTGATCCGCTTCGGCGCTGGCCTGGTGCTGGCAGGCCTCACCTTGCTGGCCGGCTGCGACAACAGTCCGCACGGCCCTGGCTCGGCGGCCTCGAACACGCTCTACACCGCGTTCACCGAGCGCTCGCCACGACACCTCGACCCAGTGGCGTCGTACTGGAACCAGGACACGCCCTACACCTACGGCATCTACGAGCCGCCGTACACCTATCACTACCTCAAGCGCCCGTTCACGCTGATCCCGAAGGTGGCGACCGAGGTGGCGCCGCCGGTCTATCTGGACAAGAACGGCCGGCGCCTGGCCGCTGATGCGCCGGGCGAACAGGTGGCCGAGAGCGTGTACGAGGTGCGCATCCGCCCCGGCATCCGCTACCAGCCGCACCCGGCGTTTGCGCAGGACGCGCAAGGCCGCTACCTGTATCACCAGCTGAGCGCGGCGCAGGTGGGCGAGCGCACGTCGCCGTGGCAGTTCGAGGTGACGGGTACGCGCGAACTGGTGGCCGAGGACTTCGTCTACGGCCTCAAGCGCCACGCCACCACGCGGGTGACCACGCCGATCTTCGGCATCTTTGCCGAGTACATCGTCGGGCTGAAGGAGTACGGCGCGCTGGTCAAGCAGGAGGACGCCAAGCTGCGCGCCGGGCTCGATCCGGCCGCACTCGACAAGCCGTTTCTCGACTTCCGCCGCTGGCCACTGGCGGGGGTCAGCGCGCCGGAGAAGCACCTGCTGCGCCTGCGCATCCGCGGCAAGTATCCGCAGTGGAAATACTGGATGGCGATGCCGTTTGCCGCGCCGATGCCGTGGGAGGCCGACGCCTTCTACGCCCAGCCGGGCATGGCGCGCAACGGGCTGTCGCTGGACCGCTGGCCGGTCGGCACCGGGCCGTTCATGATGGCCGAGTTCGAACAGGATCGCCGCCACGTGCTGGTACGCAACCCCAACTACCGCGGCGACCCGTACCCCTGCGAAGGCATGCCCGGCGACCGCGAGCGCGGCCTGCTCGACGACTGCGGCAAGCCGACGCCCTTCGTCGACCGGATCGTGTTCCAGATGGAGCGCGAACAGGTGCCGCTGAAAGCCAAGTTCCGCCAGGGTTTCCTGGACGTGCCCGAGATCGAGCGCACCGACCGCGGCGCCGACTATCTGATCGACATGGAAGACTCGCCCGAAGCGCGCGCCGAGTACACCGAGCGCGGCTACCAGCTGCCGCGCGCCGGCGACCTGAGCATCTGGTTCATGGGCTTCAACATGCTCGACCCGGTGGTCGGCCGCGGCGACACGCCCGAGCAGCAGGCGCGCAATCGCCGGCTGCGCCAGGCGATCTCGATCGCGCTCGACTGGGCCGACTACAGCAACATCTTCCCGAACAAGGGCGGCGTCGAGGCGATGGGGCCGCTGCCGGCAGGCATCTTCGGCTCGCGACAAGGTGCGCTCGACGGCGTCAATCCGGTCACGCACCGGGTGGTCGACGGCAAGATCGTGCGGCGGCCGATCGAGGACGCGCGCAAGCTGATGGTCGAGGCCGGCTACCCCGACGGGCGCGACGCCCGCACGGGCCGCCCGCTGGTCATCAACTACGATTTCTACCGCACGCTGACGCCCGAATTCAAGGCCGAGATCGATTGGATGAGCCGCCAGTTCGGCCAGCTCGGCATCCAGCTCGAGGTGCGCGCCACCGACAACAACCAGTTCCAGGACAAGGTGCGCAAGGGCCGGCATCAGCTGTTCTTCTCGGGCTGGCTGGCCGATTACCCGGACGCGGAGAACTTCCTGTTCCTGCTCTACGGCCCGAACGGCAAGACCCGCTCGGAGGGCGAGAACACCGCCAACTACGACAACCCGGCCTTCGACCGGCTGTTCCAGCAGCTCAAGGATCTGGACGACGGGCCGCCCAAGCAGGCGCTGATCGACCGCATGGTGGCGCTGCTGCAGGACGACGCGCCGTGGATCTGGGGCTACATCCCCGACGCCACCGGCGCCTTCCAGCCCTGGGTGCGCAACGCGGTGGTGCCGGTGCTGATCAAGGATCACCTGCGTTTCTACCGCGTCGACACGGCGCTGCGCACGCGGCTGCAGCGGGCCTGGAACCGGCCGGTCGGCTGGCCGCTGATGCTCGCGGGCGTGGCGCTGCTGGCGCTGGTCTGGTTCGGCTGGCGCAGCTGGCGAGCGCGTGAACGAGCGACGGCGCGATGA
- a CDS encoding LD-carboxypeptidase has translation MTEAFAHDLGTLHLYSPSGVVMAAPALRRAAKRLQAYGFEVSIDADALARHQRFAGDDDLRLAALHRVAEAAPTVALATRGGYGLTRLLDRIDWPLLARAVARGTHWVGYSDQTALHLGLLAHTKAPSWHGPLAVDDFGRSVAEGGLDEVTPDCFIEAVSGELEAVGFRTEEGHDGLDVKGLLWGGNLTVLCSLLGTPHWPKVKGGILFLEDINEHPYRVERMLMQLQQAGVLAAQKAVLLGDFGGWRKSPLDRGYNVKSMVAQVRAMTSTPVLTGLPIGHVPTKVTLPVGIKAQLVIEGRDALVAWG, from the coding sequence ATGACTGAAGCATTCGCCCACGACCTGGGTACCCTGCACCTCTACAGCCCGTCGGGCGTGGTGATGGCGGCGCCCGCCCTGCGGCGCGCGGCCAAGCGGCTGCAGGCCTACGGCTTCGAGGTGTCGATCGACGCCGACGCGCTGGCCCGCCACCAGCGTTTTGCCGGCGACGACGACCTGCGCCTGGCCGCCTTGCACCGCGTGGCCGAGGCCGCCCCCACGGTGGCGCTGGCCACGCGCGGCGGTTACGGCCTGACGCGGCTGCTCGACCGCATCGACTGGCCGCTGCTGGCGCGTGCGGTGGCGCGCGGCACGCACTGGGTCGGCTACAGCGACCAGACGGCGCTGCACCTGGGCCTGCTGGCGCACACCAAGGCGCCGAGCTGGCACGGCCCGCTGGCGGTCGACGACTTCGGCCGCAGCGTGGCCGAGGGCGGGCTCGACGAGGTGACGCCCGACTGCTTCATCGAGGCGGTCAGCGGCGAGCTGGAGGCGGTGGGTTTCCGTACCGAAGAAGGTCACGACGGCCTCGACGTCAAGGGCCTGCTGTGGGGCGGCAACCTGACGGTGCTGTGCTCGCTGCTGGGCACGCCGCACTGGCCGAAGGTCAAGGGCGGCATCCTGTTCCTCGAAGACATCAACGAGCACCCGTACCGGGTCGAACGCATGCTGATGCAGCTGCAGCAGGCCGGCGTGCTGGCGGCGCAGAAGGCGGTGCTGCTGGGCGATTTCGGCGGCTGGCGCAAGAGCCCGCTCGACCGCGGCTACAACGTCAAGTCGATGGTCGCGCAGGTGCGGGCGATGACCTCCACCCCGGTGCTGACCGGCCTGCCGATCGGCCATGTGCCGACCAAGGTGACGCTGCCGGTGGGGATCAAGGCGCAGCTGGTGATCGAAGGGCGTGACGCCCTGGTGGCCTGGGGCTGA
- the tadA gene encoding tRNA adenosine(34) deaminase TadA: MTDATDTTSRDENTMRLALDQALNAHLAGEVPVGAVIVRHTADGPQVIATGYNRPVTTNDPTAHAELVALRHAATLLENYRLPDCEIYITLEPCAMCAMALLHARLRRVVFGAWDPKTGAAGSVVNLFDLPQLNHQTEVQGGVLADSCGRVLREFFVERRNQQKAERLARRSEEAPAETGPVAVGEVFEMLPDEPDEPMPLPDVDEGRLSEAGALDLFAAQLMSADRNRND, encoded by the coding sequence ATGACCGACGCTACCGACACCACCTCCCGAGACGAAAACACCATGCGCCTGGCACTCGACCAGGCGCTCAACGCGCACCTGGCCGGCGAAGTGCCGGTGGGCGCGGTGATCGTGCGCCACACCGCCGACGGCCCGCAGGTGATCGCCACCGGCTACAACCGGCCCGTCACCACGAACGACCCGACCGCGCACGCCGAGCTGGTGGCGCTGCGCCACGCCGCCACGCTGCTCGAGAACTACCGCCTGCCCGACTGCGAGATCTACATCACCCTCGAGCCCTGCGCGATGTGCGCGATGGCGCTGCTGCACGCGCGCTTGCGGCGCGTGGTGTTCGGCGCCTGGGATCCGAAAACCGGCGCGGCCGGCTCGGTGGTGAACCTGTTCGACCTGCCACAGCTCAATCACCAGACCGAGGTGCAGGGCGGCGTGCTGGCCGACAGCTGCGGCCGGGTGCTGCGCGAATTCTTCGTCGAGCGGCGCAACCAGCAGAAGGCCGAACGCCTGGCGCGCCGCAGCGAAGAAGCGCCGGCCGAGACCGGCCCGGTCGCCGTGGGCGAGGTCTTCGAGATGCTGCCTGACGAACCCGACGAACCCATGCCGCTGCCCGACGTCGACGAGGGCCGGCTCAGCGAAGCCGGCGCGCTCGACCTGTTCGCAGCCCAACTGATGTCCGCTGATCGGAACCGCAATGACTGA
- a CDS encoding cation-translocating P-type ATPase, with translation MIRVEDQPPADPPRAAVGDGHGLSSTEARQRLALDGPNALPESQPRSALRLLGDVLREPMFLLLVACGAVYLVLGDRNEALMLLGFVFVVMGISFVQQRRTERSLDALRELSSPQALVLRDGVARKIASRELVRGDIVLLAEGDRVPADMALLQSANLSVDESMLTGESVPVSKRVGAADDDQNAGQVFSGTLITQGTARARVTATGERSALGRIGRSLEALGAEDTPIQRETRQIVQRVAVLGLLLAAGLALAWWLTTGDWLRGLLAGLTLAMAVLPEELPVVLTLFLGLGAWRLTREQVLARSIPAVELLGATTVLCVDKTGTLTANRMAVRSIRSEADDYDSVSALPLQDAVHDVLEFAVLASHRRAFDPMESAIGACGQRLLADTEHLHGDWTLVDDYPLSPEMLAMSRVWQSPDRSERMIAAKGAPEAIVDLCHLDTTRHAAIAEQVAAMAGNGLRVLGVARAVFAAQALPGNQHDFDFEFLGLIALEDPVRPDVPQAIAECRAAGIRVVMITGDHPATATSVARQAGLDADGQVMTGTELDALGDTELAARLVDTSIFCRVQPEQKLRLVQALRARGDVVAMTGDGVNDAPALKAAHIGVAMGARGTDVARQAAALVLLNDDFASLVTALRYGRRVFANLRKAFVFVIAVHLPIIGLSILPVLLGWPMLLMPVHILFLQLIIDPACSVVFEAEPLEPQAMTAPPRRPDARLFDAAVLVRGLWQGAGLLVLLVAVYALARSAGQADDAARTLLFTALVLSNLALIHANRAWGPVSWTANGSANHAFRWIALAAVGLLGLVLGVPAVRRVFAFAPPSAVLLLVGVGTALLSLLWFEAVKWWLSRPAAAARWCT, from the coding sequence ATGATCCGCGTCGAGGACCAGCCTCCGGCCGACCCGCCACGCGCCGCCGTCGGCGATGGGCACGGCTTGAGCAGCACCGAAGCCCGGCAGCGCCTCGCGCTCGACGGCCCGAACGCGCTGCCGGAGTCGCAGCCGCGCAGCGCATTGCGCCTGCTGGGCGACGTGCTGCGCGAGCCGATGTTCCTGCTGCTGGTGGCCTGCGGCGCGGTCTACCTGGTGCTCGGCGACCGCAACGAGGCGCTGATGCTGCTGGGCTTCGTGTTCGTGGTGATGGGCATCAGCTTCGTGCAGCAGCGCCGCACCGAGCGCTCGCTCGACGCGCTGCGCGAGCTGTCGAGCCCGCAGGCGCTGGTGCTGCGCGACGGCGTGGCGCGCAAGATCGCCAGCCGCGAGCTGGTGCGCGGCGACATCGTGCTGCTGGCCGAAGGTGACCGCGTGCCGGCCGACATGGCGCTGCTGCAGTCGGCCAACCTGTCGGTCGACGAGTCGATGCTGACGGGCGAATCGGTGCCGGTGAGCAAGCGGGTCGGCGCGGCTGATGACGACCAGAATGCCGGCCAGGTGTTCTCCGGCACGCTGATCACACAAGGCACGGCGCGCGCCCGGGTGACGGCCACCGGCGAGCGCAGCGCGCTCGGGCGCATCGGCCGGTCGCTCGAAGCGCTGGGCGCCGAGGACACGCCGATCCAGCGCGAGACTCGCCAGATCGTGCAGCGCGTGGCCGTGCTCGGCCTGCTGCTGGCGGCCGGCCTGGCGCTGGCCTGGTGGCTCACGACCGGCGACTGGCTGCGCGGCCTGCTCGCCGGCCTGACGCTGGCGATGGCGGTGCTGCCCGAGGAACTGCCGGTGGTGCTGACGCTGTTCCTGGGTCTCGGCGCCTGGCGGCTGACGCGCGAGCAGGTGCTGGCGCGCAGCATCCCGGCGGTCGAGCTGCTGGGCGCCACCACCGTGCTGTGTGTCGACAAGACCGGCACGCTGACCGCCAACCGGATGGCGGTGCGCTCGATCCGGTCCGAGGCCGATGACTACGACAGCGTCAGTGCCCTGCCCTTGCAGGACGCGGTGCACGACGTGCTCGAGTTCGCCGTGCTCGCCAGCCACCGCCGCGCCTTCGACCCGATGGAGAGCGCCATCGGCGCCTGCGGCCAGCGGCTGCTGGCGGACACCGAACACCTGCACGGCGACTGGACGCTGGTCGACGACTACCCGCTGTCGCCCGAGATGCTGGCGATGTCGCGCGTCTGGCAATCGCCCGACCGCAGCGAACGCATGATTGCTGCCAAGGGCGCGCCCGAAGCGATCGTCGACCTCTGCCACCTCGACACCACCCGCCACGCCGCGATCGCCGAGCAGGTGGCGGCGATGGCCGGCAACGGCCTGCGGGTGCTCGGCGTGGCGCGGGCGGTGTTCGCGGCGCAGGCGCTGCCGGGCAACCAGCACGATTTCGACTTCGAGTTCCTCGGCCTGATCGCGCTCGAAGACCCGGTGCGCCCGGACGTGCCGCAGGCCATCGCCGAGTGCCGAGCCGCCGGCATCCGGGTCGTGATGATCACCGGCGACCACCCGGCCACCGCCACCTCGGTGGCGCGCCAGGCCGGCCTGGACGCCGACGGCCAGGTGATGACCGGCACCGAACTCGATGCGCTCGGCGACACCGAACTGGCCGCCAGGCTGGTCGACACGTCGATCTTCTGCCGCGTGCAGCCCGAGCAGAAGCTGCGGCTGGTGCAGGCCTTGCGCGCCCGTGGCGACGTGGTCGCGATGACCGGCGACGGCGTCAACGACGCACCCGCGCTGAAGGCCGCCCACATCGGCGTGGCGATGGGCGCGCGCGGCACCGACGTGGCGCGCCAGGCCGCGGCGCTGGTGCTGCTGAACGACGATTTCGCCTCGCTGGTCACCGCGCTGCGCTACGGCCGGCGGGTGTTCGCCAACCTGCGCAAGGCCTTCGTGTTCGTGATCGCGGTGCACCTGCCGATCATCGGCCTGTCGATCCTGCCGGTGCTGCTGGGCTGGCCGATGCTGCTGATGCCGGTGCACATCCTGTTCCTGCAACTCATCATCGACCCGGCCTGTTCGGTGGTGTTCGAGGCCGAGCCGCTGGAGCCGCAGGCCATGACCGCGCCGCCGCGCCGCCCGGACGCACGCCTGTTCGACGCCGCCGTGTTGGTCCGCGGCCTGTGGCAAGGCGCCGGCCTGCTCGTGCTGCTGGTGGCGGTGTACGCGCTGGCGCGCTCGGCGGGGCAAGCCGACGACGCGGCGCGCACGCTGCTGTTCACCGCGCTGGTGCTGTCGAATCTGGCGCTGATCCATGCCAACCGCGCGTGGGGGCCGGTGTCGTGGACGGCCAACGGCAGCGCCAACCACGCCTTCCGGTGGATCGCGCTGGCGGCCGTCGGGCTGCTCGGCCTGGTGCTCGGCGTGCCGGCGGTGCGGCGGGTGTTCGCGTTTGCGCCGCCGTCGGCCGTGTTGCTGCTGGTCGGCGTGGGTACCGCGCTGCTGAGCCTGCTGTGGTTCGAGGCGGTCAAGTGGTGGCTCAGCCGCCCGGCAGCGGCAGCGCGCTGGTGCACTTGA
- a CDS encoding Lrp/AsnC family transcriptional regulator: MSELDLDRTDRKILAYLQEHGRASNLELAQEVGLSPAQCHRRHRRLEDAGYIARYETRLSSARLGLGVVAFIHLTMERGHLREMPKFNDLIADFPQVLECYSVTGDFDYVIKVIATDLKALSRFLMETLMHLPGVTAVRSSVCLDEIKCTSALPLPGG, from the coding sequence TTGTCCGAGCTTGATCTGGATCGAACCGACCGGAAAATCCTGGCTTATCTGCAGGAACATGGACGTGCGTCAAACCTCGAGCTGGCGCAGGAGGTCGGCCTGTCGCCCGCCCAATGCCACCGCCGGCACCGCCGGCTTGAGGACGCGGGTTACATCGCCCGCTACGAGACCCGGCTGTCGAGCGCCAGGCTCGGGCTGGGCGTGGTCGCCTTCATCCACCTGACGATGGAGCGCGGCCACCTGCGCGAGATGCCGAAGTTCAACGACCTGATCGCCGACTTTCCGCAGGTGCTGGAGTGCTACTCGGTGACCGGCGATTTCGATTACGTCATCAAGGTGATCGCGACCGACCTGAAGGCGCTGTCGCGCTTCCTGATGGAGACGCTGATGCACCTGCCGGGCGTGACGGCGGTACGGTCCAGCGTCTGCCTGGACGAGATCAAGTGCACCAGCGCGCTGCCGCTGCCGGGCGGCTGA
- a CDS encoding ABC transporter substrate-binding protein, which produces MQHSFFRRATLGALSLALAAAFTPALAADKSVAVTAIVEHPALDAVRDGVKDELRAAGFEAGKNLKYAYQSAQGNSGTAAQIARKYIGDRPDVIVAIATPSAQAVVAATRDVPVVFSAVTDPVAAKLVKTWSASGSNVTGVSDLSPLDKHLALIKQILPQARRIGVIYSPGEANSVAIVDALKKAAPAAGLTLVEAAAARTVDVASAAQSLVGRADVIYAPTDNNVMSAFEGIVKVAQQAKLPVIAADTDAVKRGAVAALGLNYYDLGRQTGKVVARILNGEAAGSIASQVSSTFELHVNPAAATRQGVTLSQAFIQSAKVVVR; this is translated from the coding sequence ATGCAACATTCTTTCTTCCGTCGTGCCACCCTCGGCGCCCTGTCGCTGGCCCTCGCCGCCGCCTTCACGCCCGCACTCGCCGCCGACAAGTCGGTCGCCGTCACGGCGATCGTCGAACACCCCGCACTCGACGCGGTGCGTGACGGCGTCAAGGACGAGCTCAGAGCCGCCGGCTTCGAGGCCGGCAAGAACCTGAAATACGCCTACCAGAGCGCACAGGGCAACAGCGGCACCGCCGCGCAGATCGCCCGCAAGTACATCGGCGACCGGCCGGACGTGATCGTCGCCATCGCCACGCCGTCGGCCCAGGCGGTGGTGGCCGCCACCCGCGACGTGCCGGTGGTGTTCAGCGCCGTCACCGACCCGGTGGCCGCCAAGCTGGTCAAGACCTGGAGCGCCTCGGGCAGCAACGTCACCGGCGTGTCCGACCTGTCGCCGCTGGACAAGCACCTGGCGCTGATCAAGCAGATCCTGCCGCAGGCCAGGCGCATCGGCGTGATCTACAGCCCGGGCGAAGCCAACTCGGTGGCGATCGTCGACGCACTGAAAAAGGCCGCGCCCGCCGCCGGCCTGACGCTGGTGGAAGCCGCCGCCGCCCGCACGGTCGACGTGGCCAGCGCCGCGCAGAGCCTGGTCGGCCGCGCCGACGTGATCTACGCGCCCACCGACAACAACGTGATGTCGGCCTTCGAGGGCATCGTCAAGGTGGCGCAGCAGGCCAAGCTGCCGGTGATCGCCGCCGACACCGACGCGGTCAAGCGCGGCGCGGTGGCCGCGCTGGGCCTGAACTACTACGACCTCGGCCGCCAGACCGGCAAGGTGGTGGCGCGCATCCTCAACGGCGAGGCCGCCGGCAGCATCGCCTCGCAGGTCAGCAGCACCTTCGAGCTGCACGTCAACCCGGCCGCAGCCACGCGCCAGGGCGTGACGCTGTCGCAGGCGTTCATCCAGTCGGCCAAGGTGGTGGTTCGCTGA